From Deltaproteobacteria bacterium, one genomic window encodes:
- the rmuC gene encoding DNA recombination protein RmuC, whose translation MIEGLLILIAILAVAILVLLILLFTRKEGRELVQLEDQISSLEKNSERTERGMKEEITKNREEATLQARQGREELANALKTFGDGLFSRITDISTMQKNQLDTFSTQLTRLTSSNEERLEKMRETIEQKLNLLQEDNSKKLEQMRATVDEKLHATLEKRLGESFKMVSERLEQVHKGLGEMQSLASSVGDLKKVLTNVKTRGTWGEVQLGNLLEQVLTDDQYAKNVATKKGSNDRVEFAIKLPGRDEGEGEVWLPIDAKFPQEDYQRLVDAQEKADLALVEESSRQIEVRIKNEAKSIKEKYLDPPNTTDFGIMFIPIEGLYAEVLRRPGLCDKIQREFRVVVTGPTTLAALLNSLQMGFRTIAIEKRSSEVWALLGAVKTEFGKFGDILDKTQKKLHEASNTIETAARKSRTIERKLRNVQELPAGEKEPLMEE comes from the coding sequence ATGATAGAAGGCTTATTAATTCTTATCGCCATACTTGCCGTGGCAATACTCGTTTTGCTCATCCTCCTTTTTACAAGAAAAGAGGGTAGGGAACTCGTTCAACTGGAAGACCAGATTAGCTCACTTGAAAAGAATTCAGAGAGAACAGAACGGGGCATGAAGGAAGAAATCACAAAAAACAGGGAAGAAGCGACTCTTCAGGCAAGGCAGGGGCGTGAAGAGCTGGCAAACGCTCTCAAGACCTTTGGCGATGGTCTCTTTTCACGCATTACCGATATTTCAACCATGCAGAAAAACCAGCTCGACACCTTTTCCACCCAGCTCACAAGGCTGACTTCAAGCAATGAAGAGCGCCTTGAAAAAATGAGGGAAACGATTGAGCAGAAACTGAACCTGCTTCAGGAAGACAACAGCAAAAAACTGGAGCAGATGCGGGCCACCGTCGATGAAAAGCTTCATGCCACTCTGGAAAAGCGTCTTGGTGAATCCTTCAAAATGGTGAGTGAAAGGCTTGAACAGGTACATAAAGGGCTTGGCGAAATGCAGTCGCTGGCATCGAGTGTGGGGGACCTGAAAAAGGTGCTTACCAATGTGAAAACAAGGGGAACCTGGGGCGAAGTGCAGCTTGGCAACCTTCTTGAACAGGTTCTCACTGACGACCAGTATGCCAAAAATGTAGCCACCAAAAAGGGAAGTAACGACAGGGTCGAATTTGCCATTAAACTGCCCGGGAGAGATGAGGGAGAGGGTGAAGTCTGGCTTCCCATTGATGCCAAATTCCCCCAGGAAGATTACCAGCGCCTTGTCGATGCACAGGAAAAAGCGGACCTTGCCCTTGTGGAGGAATCGTCCAGGCAGATTGAGGTACGTATAAAAAATGAAGCAAAGAGTATTAAGGAAAAATATCTCGACCCGCCCAATACGACGGATTTTGGAATCATGTTTATTCCCATTGAAGGACTCTACGCTGAAGTTTTAAGACGCCCCGGCTTATGTGACAAAATTCAACGTGAATTCAGGGTTGTCGTTACGGGCCCCACAACACTGGCGGCGCTATTAAACAGCCTGCAGATGGGATTCAGAACTATCGCTATTGAAAAACGTTCCAGCGAGGTTTGGGCTTTGCTTGGCGCCGTAAAGACGGAATTCGGCAAATTCGGCGATATTCTCGACAAAACGCAAAAGAAGCTTCACGAGGCAAGCAACACCATCGAAACGGCGGCCAGAAAATCACGTACCATTGAAAGAAAGCTTCGTAATGTGCAGGAGCTTCCGGCAGGGGAGAAGGAGCCACTCATGGAGGAGTAG
- a CDS encoding TerB family tellurite resistance protein: MLSKIKDFFNQSASLEGKGGESREQVIQKAACALMIEMANIDDEFSEDEKGRIVAILKKEFDLSEEMAHELIDLSHEELEGSVDLWQFTSLINQNYSPEEKIQLMELVWRVVYADGHLDQHEDYLVKKIAHLLNLRHGEMIDAKLKVLGRSR; encoded by the coding sequence ATGCTGTCAAAAATAAAAGATTTTTTTAACCAGAGTGCTTCCCTTGAAGGAAAGGGGGGCGAATCAAGGGAGCAAGTGATACAGAAAGCCGCCTGCGCCCTGATGATTGAAATGGCGAATATTGATGATGAATTCAGTGAAGATGAAAAAGGGCGCATCGTTGCCATTCTGAAAAAAGAATTTGACCTGTCGGAAGAGATGGCCCATGAGCTAATTGATCTGTCCCATGAAGAGCTTGAAGGGAGCGTCGATCTCTGGCAATTTACGAGCCTTATCAATCAGAATTATTCACCGGAAGAAAAAATCCAGCTTATGGAACTGGTCTGGAGGGTTGTTTATGCTGACGGCCATCTGGATCAGCATGAAGACTATCTCGTTAAAAAAATTGCCCACCTTCTCAACTTGAGGCATGGCGAGATGATTGATGCCAAGTTGAAGGTATTGGGGAGGAGCAGGTAG
- a CDS encoding 2'-5' RNA ligase family protein: MGAIRRPYFSGHGMNQLSMENRVKGYSLWLVPEGEARKVLEALILKLSSALGTPSFLPHVTLLGQLTEDEEEIVEKTAQLASSIERFPVSLSGTGYLDEYFRCLFLVAGESPGLMTANLKARSLFGRMDGPLFMPHLSLVYGNMSVEAKKDIVAEMIGHRDCSFQIRKISLFSTKGSPHEWYPVEDFPVG; encoded by the coding sequence ATGGGCGCTATCCGGCGGCCTTATTTCTCCGGTCATGGAATGAATCAACTGTCAATGGAAAACAGGGTAAAAGGATATTCGCTCTGGCTCGTGCCGGAAGGTGAAGCGAGAAAGGTGCTTGAAGCGCTCATTTTAAAGTTGAGCAGCGCCCTTGGCACGCCATCCTTTTTGCCCCATGTCACGCTTCTCGGACAGCTAACTGAAGATGAAGAGGAGATCGTCGAAAAGACGGCGCAACTGGCTTCTTCTATTGAGCGCTTTCCTGTAAGCTTGAGCGGTACGGGCTATCTCGATGAATACTTCAGGTGTCTCTTTTTGGTTGCCGGAGAAAGTCCCGGCTTGATGACGGCGAATTTAAAGGCGAGGAGCCTCTTTGGGCGAATGGACGGCCCCCTCTTTATGCCTCATCTTAGTCTTGTTTACGGCAATATGTCCGTAGAGGCTAAAAAGGATATTGTTGCAGAAATGATCGGCCATAGAGACTGCTCTTTTCAAATCAGGAAAATCAGTCTCTTTTCAACGAAGGGCTCTCCCCACGAATGGTACCCTGTTGAAGACTTCCCTGTCGGCTAA
- a CDS encoding L,D-transpeptidase family protein produces the protein MLIKCPSCGLEGEYRKGYAGVIQCRKCQTVFCLSETVLPDKGLSERIWRVKGEGGLPVSLRVLRFRVNAGNLSGNGEISPDGKRWIKVASHPMLARYLDKDKPHEETNKEVQNKVSPPQAIESASQSDKDEETELLKGRRPWKSALGFASFALIASGAFFFPLSKSLDKLDEENRQLNNENQFLKGKLSGAEDRIAGLEKQIDSIGRKFEEVKQSNEEFLRAKEVLEDIKKSIDSHKVYLAVSLGENLLYVKIGSKTLKEYTVSTGKGWTKVKKTGKTYNFLTPRGKRVIEVKQRNPIWYKPDWVWHEKGLELPKTISIEDRAVKGELGKYRLKLGGGYAIHGTKSGVINGKKETHGCIRMGKKDLKELYSMVKRGTEVYIY, from the coding sequence GTGTTAATCAAATGTCCCTCATGTGGTCTTGAAGGTGAATACAGGAAGGGTTATGCAGGCGTTATCCAGTGCAGGAAGTGCCAGACTGTTTTTTGCCTTTCCGAGACGGTCCTGCCCGATAAGGGCCTGTCGGAAAGGATCTGGAGAGTAAAGGGGGAAGGAGGCCTTCCGGTAAGTCTCAGGGTTTTGAGATTCAGGGTCAACGCAGGCAACCTTTCAGGTAACGGGGAAATCAGCCCCGATGGAAAGCGGTGGATTAAGGTCGCTTCTCACCCCATGCTGGCCAGGTATCTTGATAAAGATAAACCCCATGAGGAAACAAATAAGGAGGTTCAAAATAAGGTCTCGCCTCCTCAGGCCATTGAGAGCGCTTCCCAAAGTGACAAAGATGAGGAAACAGAACTGCTGAAGGGAAGACGCCCCTGGAAATCAGCGCTTGGCTTTGCCTCTTTTGCTCTTATTGCATCAGGCGCTTTCTTTTTTCCTCTCTCTAAAAGCCTGGATAAGCTGGATGAAGAAAACAGGCAGCTTAACAATGAAAACCAGTTTTTAAAGGGTAAGCTATCAGGCGCCGAAGATCGAATCGCAGGTCTTGAAAAGCAAATTGACTCCATTGGCCGCAAGTTTGAAGAAGTAAAACAGTCAAACGAAGAATTTTTAAGGGCAAAGGAGGTTCTGGAAGATATAAAGAAGAGTATTGACAGTCACAAGGTTTACCTGGCTGTAAGTCTTGGCGAAAATCTTCTTTACGTCAAGATCGGGTCGAAGACGCTCAAGGAATATACCGTTTCTACAGGCAAGGGGTGGACAAAAGTAAAAAAAACGGGAAAGACCTATAATTTTCTTACCCCCAGGGGAAAAAGGGTTATTGAGGTAAAACAGAGAAACCCCATCTGGTACAAGCCTGACTGGGTATGGCATGAAAAGGGGCTTGAGCTCCCTAAAACTATTTCCATTGAAGACAGGGCGGTAAAAGGTGAACTGGGTAAGTACAGGCTTAAGCTGGGCGGCGGCTATGCTATTCACGGAACGAAAAGTGGCGTAATTAACGGTAAAAAAGAAACCCACGGTTGTATAAGGATGGGCAAGAAAGATTTGAAGGAACTCTATTCCATGGTGAAGCGTGGCACGGAAGTCTACATTTATTAA
- a CDS encoding protein-L-isoaspartate(D-aspartate) O-methyltransferase, translated as MFKFLIISIIYFTPGLMAMPSLSLAAKDPFESMRKAMVERDIKGRGISDKATLSAMLKVKRHLFVPKAAQHQAYSDHPLPIGYGQTISQPYIVALMTEKLEVKKGDKVLEIGTGSGYQAAVLAETGAKVWTIEIIKELSKSAGQNLKKNGYGHVEVKHGDGYYGWKEAGPFDAVIVTAAANHIPPPLLKQLKEGGRLIIPLGSTTYYQTLTLVTKKEGKHLVDHISGVIFVPMTGKMLE; from the coding sequence ATGTTCAAATTTCTAATCATATCCATCATTTATTTTACCCCGGGCCTTATGGCAATGCCCTCTCTTTCTCTCGCTGCAAAGGATCCTTTTGAAAGCATGCGCAAAGCAATGGTTGAGCGGGATATCAAGGGACGGGGCATATCGGATAAAGCAACGCTTTCAGCCATGCTGAAAGTAAAGCGACACCTTTTTGTCCCCAAAGCAGCGCAGCATCAGGCCTACTCTGATCATCCCCTTCCTATCGGCTACGGACAGACCATATCACAACCTTATATCGTCGCTCTCATGACGGAAAAACTTGAAGTTAAAAAAGGAGATAAAGTCCTGGAGATTGGCACGGGGTCAGGCTATCAGGCAGCCGTCCTGGCCGAGACAGGTGCAAAGGTGTGGACCATTGAGATAATAAAAGAACTGTCAAAGTCGGCAGGGCAAAACCTTAAAAAAAACGGATACGGCCATGTGGAGGTAAAGCATGGTGACGGATATTACGGATGGAAAGAGGCCGGCCCCTTCGACGCCGTGATCGTCACGGCGGCAGCCAACCACATTCCTCCCCCCCTGCTAAAACAATTAAAAGAGGGAGGGAGACTCATCATTCCCCTGGGAAGCACCACCTACTATCAGACACTGACTCTGGTGACAAAAAAGGAAGGGAAGCATCTCGTCGATCATATCAGCGGCGTCATTTTTGTTCCCATGACGGGGAAAATGCTGGAGTGA
- a CDS encoding NADH peroxidase, translating into MKKWVCTICGYIHEGDTPPDKCPQCGAGANKFEEQSREGLAWADEHRIGVAKDVDSEIVEGLRMNFTGECTEVGMYLAMSRQADREGYPEIAEAYKRIAFEEAEHAAKFAELLGEVLVASTEENLKARVAAENGACAGKKKLATRAKELNLDAIHDTVHEMCKDEARHGQAFEGLLKRYFG; encoded by the coding sequence ATGAAGAAATGGGTTTGTACGATTTGCGGTTACATTCATGAAGGAGATACCCCGCCTGACAAGTGTCCTCAATGTGGCGCCGGGGCAAACAAGTTCGAAGAGCAGAGCCGGGAGGGTCTTGCCTGGGCTGATGAGCACAGGATTGGCGTTGCAAAAGATGTGGACAGTGAAATCGTAGAGGGGCTGAGAATGAACTTTACCGGCGAATGTACGGAAGTCGGTATGTACCTCGCCATGAGCCGCCAGGCCGACAGGGAAGGCTATCCGGAGATTGCAGAGGCCTACAAAAGAATCGCCTTTGAAGAAGCAGAGCATGCGGCAAAGTTTGCTGAACTGCTTGGTGAAGTTCTTGTTGCAAGCACAGAAGAAAATCTCAAGGCAAGAGTTGCCGCAGAAAACGGGGCCTGTGCCGGAAAGAAAAAACTGGCCACCCGCGCCAAAGAGTTGAATCTCGATGCTATCCATGACACGGTTCATGAAATGTGCAAGGATGAAGCCCGTCATGGGCAGGCCTTTGAAGGACTGCTGAAGAGGTATTTCGGCTGA
- a CDS encoding sigma 54-interacting transcriptional regulator codes for MEDGDLLVGLNSDAILNGIADGVIVVGLERKVLFVNRAAQEILGGADGESIMCGENCREVVAHSACALGCLMSQTMKTGEHIYNYEAVLEKDGKKKTLSINTSAIRDKNGKVIGAAEIFRDVTLIQELKSELKDRYSFNNVVGRNYKMHEVYELLHEVAPTRSTVLIEGESGTGKELIANAIHHSSPRSGKPFIKLNCAALAEGVLESELFGHVKGAYTGAIADKAGRFELANGGTLFLDEIGEISLQTQVKLLRVLQESEFERVGGTKSIKVDVRVVAATNRELKDMVEKGAFREDLYYRLKVVPIRLPALRERTDDIPILVNHFIEKFNKEMSREITNLSPRTMELLMDYNYPGNIRELEHVMEHAFVRCRGKTIHPEHLPKELQSSDLIDRAMDSDEPLKELERETIVRALNESDWKLQTCAKRLKISRTTLWRRMKDLGIEKK; via the coding sequence ATGGAAGACGGTGATTTACTGGTCGGTTTAAATAGTGATGCTATACTCAATGGCATTGCTGATGGGGTCATTGTTGTAGGGCTTGAACGCAAGGTCCTTTTTGTCAATCGCGCAGCCCAGGAAATTCTGGGAGGCGCCGACGGAGAAAGCATTATGTGCGGGGAAAATTGCAGGGAAGTGGTTGCCCACTCTGCCTGTGCCCTCGGTTGTCTTATGTCGCAGACGATGAAAACGGGGGAGCACATTTATAATTACGAAGCTGTTCTGGAAAAGGATGGAAAGAAGAAAACACTCAGCATCAATACTTCTGCCATCAGGGACAAAAACGGAAAAGTCATCGGCGCCGCCGAAATATTCAGGGATGTAACGCTCATCCAGGAACTCAAAAGCGAACTGAAGGACCGCTACTCCTTTAATAATGTAGTCGGGCGAAATTACAAGATGCATGAAGTCTATGAACTGCTTCATGAAGTAGCGCCTACGCGATCCACAGTGCTCATTGAAGGGGAGTCGGGTACGGGGAAGGAACTCATTGCCAATGCCATTCATCACAGTTCTCCCCGAAGTGGCAAGCCTTTTATTAAGCTCAACTGTGCCGCTCTTGCCGAAGGGGTACTGGAAAGTGAACTTTTCGGCCATGTAAAAGGGGCCTATACGGGAGCCATTGCAGACAAGGCAGGTCGTTTCGAGTTGGCCAACGGGGGAACGCTCTTTCTCGATGAAATAGGAGAGATATCGCTCCAGACGCAGGTAAAACTGCTTCGTGTATTACAGGAGAGTGAGTTTGAACGGGTGGGGGGAACGAAATCGATAAAAGTTGATGTTCGCGTCGTTGCGGCCACTAACCGTGAACTTAAAGATATGGTGGAAAAGGGGGCCTTCAGAGAAGACCTCTATTACCGGCTCAAGGTCGTTCCTATCCGTCTTCCGGCCCTTAGGGAGCGGACTGACGACATTCCTATTCTGGTAAACCATTTCATCGAAAAATTCAACAAAGAGATGTCCCGCGAGATTACCAATCTCTCACCAAGGACGATGGAACTCCTTATGGACTACAACTACCCCGGTAATATTCGTGAACTTGAACATGTTATGGAGCACGCCTTTGTTCGCTGCCGGGGAAAGACCATTCATCCCGAGCATCTTCCCAAGGAGTTGCAAAGTTCTGATCTTATCGACAGGGCCATGGACAGCGACGAACCGCTTAAGGAACTGGAAAGGGAAACCATCGTCAGGGCGCTCAACGAATCGGACTGGAAACTCCAGACCTGCGCCAAACGGCTCAAAATAAGCCGGACTACCCTTTGGCGGCGAATGAAGGATCTTGGTATTGAGAAGAAATGA
- a CDS encoding DUF1439 domain-containing protein translates to MSESDIREKLDKKLPLTKSYFFIIQITLQNPRILLENGTKRVNAGLDVLLNIKIDKNPKPLGGSVDVSGGVRYLAEKGEFYLTDPVIESLGVQGIPDKYMQKVNKALTKALAKYYDENPIYTLNLGDGKQAVARMVLKDVVVENKELVVTLGI, encoded by the coding sequence ATGTCAGAATCTGACATCAGGGAAAAATTGGATAAAAAGTTACCATTAACAAAATCCTATTTTTTCATTATCCAGATCACGCTTCAAAATCCTCGTATTCTTCTCGAAAATGGCACAAAAAGGGTTAATGCCGGCCTAGATGTATTGCTTAATATCAAAATTGACAAAAACCCAAAACCGCTGGGTGGGTCAGTCGATGTATCGGGAGGAGTTAGATATCTAGCCGAAAAAGGGGAGTTTTATCTTACCGATCCAGTAATTGAGAGCCTGGGAGTTCAAGGTATACCTGATAAATATATGCAAAAAGTAAATAAGGCTTTAACAAAAGCGTTAGCTAAATACTACGATGAAAATCCAATATATACCCTTAACTTAGGCGACGGGAAACAAGCAGTCGCTCGTATGGTCTTAAAGGATGTGGTCGTTGAAAATAAGGAACTGGTGGTAACTCTTGGTATATAA